One window from the genome of Mesoplodon densirostris isolate mMesDen1 chromosome 17, mMesDen1 primary haplotype, whole genome shotgun sequence encodes:
- the LCP1 gene encoding plastin-2 isoform X2: MARGSVSDEEMMELREAFAKVDSDGNGYISCNELNDLFKAACLPLPGYRVREITENLMATGDLDQDGKISFDEFIKVFHGLKSTDVAKTFRKAINKKEGICAIGGTSQQSSVGTQHSYSEEEKYAFVNWINKALENDPDCRHVIPMNPNTNDLFSAVGDGIVLCKMINLSVPDTIDERTINKKKLTPFTIQENLNLALNSASAIGCHVVNIGAEDLKEGKPYLVLGLLWQVIKIGLFADIELSRNEALAALLREGESLEDLMKLSPEELLLRWANYHLENAGCNKISNFSSDIKDSKAYYHLLEQVAPKGEEEGIPAVVIDMSGLREKDDIQRAECMLQQAERLGCRQFVTATDVVRGNPKLNLAFIANLFNRYPALHKPENQDIDWGALEGETREERTFRNWMNSLGVNPRVNHLYSDLSDALVIFQLYEKIKVPVDWNRVNKPPYPKLGGNMKKLENCNYAVELGKNQAKFSLVGIAGQDLNEGNHTLTLALVWQLMRSDLKRKLRGFPLLAQWLRVRLPMQGTRVRAPVREDPTCRRVAGPVSHGR, from the exons ATGGCCAGAGGATCAGTATCTGATGAAGAAATGATGGAGCTCAGAGAAGCTTTTGCCAAAGTTG ATTCTGATGGCAATGGGTACATCAGCTGCAATGAGCTGAATGATTTGTTCAAGGCTGCCTGCTTGCCTCTGCCTGGGTACAGAGTGAGAGAAATTACAGAAAACCTGATGGCTACAGGTGACCTGGACCAGGATGGGAAGATAAGCTTTGATGAGTTTATCAAG GTTTTTCATGGCCTGAAAAGCACAGATGTTGCCAAGACCTTTAGAAAAGCAATCAATAAGAAGGAAGGGATTTGTGCGATCGGGGGCACTTCACAGCAATCTAGTGTTGGGACCCAACACTCCTATTCAG AGGAAGAGAAGTATGCCTTTGTCAACTGGATAAACAAAGCCCTGGAAAATGACCCCGATTGTCGGCATGTCATCCCAATGAATCCAAACACCAATGATCTCTTCAGTGCTGTTGGAGATGGCATTGTGCTTTG TAAAATGATCAACCTATCAGTGCCGGACACAATTGATGAAAGAACAatcaacaaaaagaaactcaCCCCTTTCACCATTCAG GAGAATCTGAACCTGGCTCTGAACTCTGCCTCAGCCATCGGCTGCCACGTGGTTAATATCGGGGCTGAGGACTTAAAGGAGGGGAAGCCTTACCTGGTCCTGGGACTGCTGTGGCAGGTCATCAAGATTGGGTTATTTGCCGACATCGAACTCAGCAGAAACGAAG CACTGGCTGCTCTTTTGAGAGAAGGGGAGAGTCTGGAGGATTTGATGAAACTCTCCCCTGAGGAGCTCCTGCTGAGATGGGCTAATTACCACCTGGAAAACGCAGGCTGCAACAAAATCAGCAACTTCAGCAGTGACATCAAG GACTCAAAAGCTTATTACCACCTGCTTGAACAGGTGGCtccaaaaggagaagaagaaggtatTCCTGCTGTTGTTATTGACATGTCAGGACTGAGG GAGAAGGATGACATCCAGAGGGCAGAATGCATGTTGCAGCAGGCGGAGAGGCTGGGCTGCCGGCAGTTTGTCACAGCTACAGATGTTGTCCGAGGGAACCCCAAGTTGAACTTGGCTTTTATTGCCAACCTCTTTAACAGATACCCTGCCCTGCACAAACCAGAGAACCAGGACATCGACTGGGGGGCTCTTGAAG GTGAGACAAGAGAAGAGCGGACATTTAGGAACTGGATGAACTCCTTGGGTGTAAACCCTCGAGTCAATCATTTGTACAG tGACTTATCAGATGCCCTGGTCATCTTCCAGCTCTATGAAAAGATTAAAGTCCCTGTTGATTGGAACAGAGTAAACAAACCACCATACCCCAAACTGGGGGGCAATATGAAGAAG CTTGAGAACTGTAACTATGCAGTGGAACTGGGGAAGAATCAAGCGAAATTTTCCCTGGTTGGCATTGCTGGACAAGATCTCAATGAAGGAAACCACACCCTGACATTGGCCTTGGTCTGGCAGTTAATGAGAAG tgacttaaaaagaaaactcaggggGTTtcccctgctggcgcagtggttgagagtccgcctgccgatgcaggggacacgggttcgtgccccggtccgggaagatcccacatgccgcagagtggctgggcctgtgagccatggccgctga